From the genome of Geothrix sp. 21YS21S-4, one region includes:
- the fabG gene encoding 3-oxoacyl-[acyl-carrier-protein] reductase: MFSLQGKVALVTGASQGIGEAIAKQLAAQGATVVCAARTLRKLQEVADAIEEAGGKADVVVADLSDPASVRAAVATTVERHGAIHILVNNAGITRDKLLIQMKEEDWDAVIDTNLKGAWTAIQASTKPMMKQRWGRIINIASVVGQMGNPGQSNYVAAKAGLIGLTKSVARELASRNVTANAVTPGYVETAMTAGLPDAVKAEFTQQIPLGRMGTAADIAAAVAFLASEEASYITGQVLGVNGGLYM, encoded by the coding sequence ATGTTCAGCCTTCAGGGCAAGGTCGCCCTCGTCACCGGCGCCAGCCAGGGCATCGGGGAAGCCATCGCGAAGCAGCTCGCGGCCCAGGGGGCGACGGTGGTCTGCGCGGCCCGGACGCTGAGGAAGCTGCAGGAAGTGGCGGACGCCATCGAAGAGGCCGGCGGCAAGGCGGACGTGGTGGTGGCGGATCTGTCGGATCCCGCTTCCGTGCGGGCCGCGGTGGCGACGACGGTGGAGCGCCACGGCGCCATCCACATCCTGGTGAACAACGCGGGAATCACCCGCGACAAGCTCCTGATCCAGATGAAGGAAGAGGACTGGGACGCGGTCATCGACACCAACCTCAAGGGGGCGTGGACGGCCATCCAGGCGTCCACCAAGCCGATGATGAAGCAGCGCTGGGGCCGGATCATCAACATCGCGTCCGTGGTGGGCCAGATGGGCAATCCGGGCCAGTCCAACTACGTGGCGGCCAAGGCCGGGCTCATCGGCCTCACCAAGTCCGTGGCCCGGGAGCTGGCGAGCCGCAACGTCACCGCCAACGCGGTCACGCCCGGCTACGTGGAGACCGCCATGACCGCCGGCCTGCCCGACGCGGTGAAGGCAGAGTTCACCCAGCAGATCCCGCTGGGACGGATGGGCACGGCGGCCGACATCGCCGCGGCGGTGGCCTTCCTGGCCAGCGAAGAGGCCAGCTACATCACGGGCCAGGTCCTGGGCGTGAACGGCGGCCTGTACATGTAG
- a CDS encoding TolC family protein, with amino-acid sequence MSRTFAGPGRGSALCLALAAASAASGTPLAAQAPPSAPAPAAAPAKSVTLTLSQALRIALDQNPKVQQSLLAIAESGDDRRSAAAALMPQVGAQALGQRNKYNLDALMGMPQPNGPEVVGPFNWGQVGVEAQVSLFDLSLWKKWRAARHGEDAARAQGRAVREEVAGLVVGQYLRALRAAASVKAAESRIELAEALAQLAGNQQKEGVGTKLDSLRSQVQLQTERQRLIQAQTQRLTALAGLGRLLDLAPGTVIDLADSLAAPALPGAGLQEAYQAGLAQRPELAVLDARERAAANLRQAAQSQRLPTLTASGVIGSTTLQSQPWTHTYQVTLGVRVPLFTGGLISSQIARAKSEEARVQESRRDIRAQVGLEVQVAQAELEAGSHEVEVADLAVNLATEALSQARHRFEAGVSNNIEVINAQDELARANDNQISALYRLNQSRADLARATGQLEQTFAR; translated from the coding sequence ATGTCACGCACCTTCGCGGGCCCAGGCCGGGGATCCGCGCTCTGCCTCGCGCTCGCCGCCGCTTCGGCGGCCTCCGGGACGCCCCTGGCGGCCCAGGCCCCTCCCTCAGCCCCCGCCCCGGCCGCCGCTCCGGCGAAATCGGTGACGCTCACCCTGTCCCAGGCCCTGCGGATCGCGCTCGATCAGAATCCCAAGGTCCAGCAGTCGCTGCTGGCCATCGCGGAAAGCGGCGACGACCGCCGCTCCGCCGCCGCGGCCCTGATGCCCCAGGTGGGGGCCCAGGCCCTGGGCCAGCGCAACAAGTACAACCTCGACGCCCTCATGGGCATGCCCCAGCCCAATGGGCCGGAAGTCGTGGGTCCCTTCAACTGGGGCCAGGTGGGCGTAGAGGCCCAGGTGTCCCTCTTCGACCTCAGCCTGTGGAAGAAGTGGCGGGCCGCCCGCCACGGGGAGGACGCCGCCCGCGCCCAGGGCCGCGCCGTCCGCGAGGAAGTGGCCGGGCTGGTCGTGGGCCAGTACCTGCGCGCCCTGCGGGCCGCCGCTTCCGTGAAGGCCGCGGAATCGCGGATCGAACTGGCCGAAGCCCTCGCACAGTTGGCCGGAAACCAGCAGAAGGAGGGCGTGGGCACCAAGCTCGACAGCCTGCGGTCCCAGGTCCAGCTCCAGACCGAGCGGCAGCGCCTCATCCAGGCCCAAACCCAGCGCCTCACGGCCCTGGCGGGACTGGGACGCCTGCTTGATCTGGCCCCCGGGACGGTGATCGACCTGGCGGATTCCCTGGCCGCCCCCGCCCTTCCCGGCGCCGGGCTCCAGGAGGCCTACCAGGCCGGCCTGGCCCAGCGCCCGGAACTGGCGGTGCTGGACGCCCGCGAGCGGGCCGCCGCGAACCTGCGCCAGGCCGCCCAGAGCCAGCGCCTGCCCACCCTGACGGCCAGCGGCGTCATCGGTTCCACCACGCTCCAGTCCCAGCCCTGGACCCACACCTACCAGGTGACCCTGGGCGTCCGCGTGCCGCTGTTCACCGGCGGCCTGATCTCCTCCCAGATCGCCCGCGCCAAGTCCGAGGAAGCCCGCGTCCAGGAGAGCCGCCGCGACATCCGCGCGCAGGTGGGCCTCGAGGTGCAGGTCGCCCAGGCCGAACTGGAGGCGGGCTCCCACGAGGTGGAAGTGGCCGATCTGGCCGTCAACCTCGCCACCGAGGCCCTCTCCCAGGCCCGCCACCGCTTCGAGGCGGGGGTGAGCAACAACATCGAAGTGATCAACGCGCAGGACGAACTCGCCCGCGCCAACGACAACCAGATCAGCGCCCTCTACCGCCTGAACCAGTCCCGCGCGGACCTGGCCCGGGCCACGGGGCAGCTCGAACAGACCTTCGCCCGCTGA
- a CDS encoding alpha/beta hydrolase, with product MVRPALFPALLALPLLAQPALDRHVGFPGFNAFPLKGSVTPSGNHPYFAVMVAGSGPTDRDWSNPLIPLSSHGGRDFAAWLQAQGVGSLRYDKRFIGSKDPKLDVSLDAQVGDIRAALKAARDLPEAKGKKLLLVGHSEGALLSLLAAGEADAVLLLALPGASMGRTILAQVKGQLDAAQAPEAVTQANLQFLEAALDALRRDRPLPPAGDQVAPGVARLAASLAVPATRSFVKDTLDLDPWTLAQRLAVPCAVAWGDRDIQTRKPDGVPPGFKGAVIEIPEANHLFKRETRARAGLTGPDAISAYGDGAPLADLAPLAAWLKTLK from the coding sequence ATGGTCCGCCCCGCCCTGTTTCCCGCCCTGCTGGCCCTGCCTCTGCTGGCCCAGCCCGCTCTGGATCGCCACGTCGGCTTCCCGGGCTTCAACGCGTTTCCCCTCAAAGGGAGCGTGACGCCCAGCGGGAACCACCCCTACTTCGCGGTGATGGTGGCCGGGTCGGGCCCCACCGACCGGGATTGGTCCAATCCCCTGATTCCCCTTTCGAGCCACGGGGGGCGCGACTTCGCCGCGTGGCTCCAGGCGCAGGGCGTGGGCTCCCTCCGGTACGACAAGCGGTTCATCGGGTCCAAGGATCCCAAGCTGGACGTGTCCCTGGACGCGCAGGTGGGGGACATCCGGGCCGCGCTGAAGGCCGCGCGGGACCTGCCGGAAGCGAAGGGGAAGAAGCTGCTGCTGGTGGGCCACAGCGAAGGGGCGCTGCTGTCGCTGCTGGCGGCGGGGGAGGCGGACGCGGTGCTTCTGCTGGCCCTGCCGGGCGCCAGCATGGGCCGCACCATCCTCGCCCAGGTCAAGGGCCAGCTGGACGCCGCCCAGGCTCCTGAAGCCGTGACCCAGGCGAACCTCCAGTTCCTGGAGGCGGCGCTCGACGCCCTCCGTCGCGACCGTCCGCTTCCTCCCGCCGGCGATCAGGTCGCGCCCGGCGTCGCGCGGCTGGCGGCTTCCCTGGCGGTGCCCGCCACGCGCAGTTTCGTGAAGGACACCCTGGACCTGGACCCCTGGACCCTGGCCCAGCGCCTGGCGGTGCCCTGCGCCGTGGCCTGGGGGGACCGCGACATCCAGACGCGAAAACCCGACGGGGTGCCTCCCGGCTTCAAGGGCGCCGTCATCGAGATCCCCGAGGCCAACCACCTATTCAAGCGGGAGACCCGGGCGCGGGCCGGCCTGACCGGACCGGACGCCATCAGCGCCTACGGGGACGGCGCGCCCCTGGCGGATCTGGCGCCCCTGGCGGCCTGGCTGAAGACGCTGAAATAG
- a CDS encoding HlyD family secretion protein, with the protein MNQDAPAQAVPPVEEPAPNGSRAMLALKIGVPVVLLIGAGMWFYSRNRVSTDDAQVDGHLVPISCRVYGTVDKVLVEDNQAVKAGDPIVAVDPRDIQARLAQAKAAYSQAQAQVEGAKADLARARVAFQQGKGSDLETVKATLDARKANLDKAKSDVQRMKPLADREEISAQQFDTIRTQAEVAESEWRAAQQRLGSSHQEADIRKVAVGAAEARLASAQAQVEQARAAQEGLELQLGYTQILAPVDGVVTRRIVEAGQTIQPGQGLLTLIPLHQTWVTANFKETQLARMQPGQEAEIKVDMNGVVLKARVDSIAGSTGSRMSLLPPENAVGNFVKVVQRIPVKIHIDEQDAKKVILRPGMNVEATVILK; encoded by the coding sequence ATGAACCAAGATGCCCCCGCCCAGGCCGTGCCTCCCGTGGAGGAACCGGCCCCCAACGGCTCCCGAGCCATGCTCGCCCTCAAAATCGGCGTGCCCGTCGTCCTGCTCATCGGCGCCGGGATGTGGTTCTACTCCCGCAACCGCGTGAGCACGGACGACGCCCAGGTGGACGGTCACCTCGTGCCCATCTCCTGCCGCGTCTACGGCACCGTCGACAAGGTGCTGGTGGAGGACAACCAGGCGGTGAAGGCCGGCGATCCCATCGTCGCCGTCGATCCCCGCGACATCCAGGCCCGCCTCGCCCAGGCCAAGGCGGCCTACTCCCAGGCCCAGGCCCAGGTCGAGGGCGCCAAGGCCGATCTGGCCCGCGCCCGGGTGGCCTTCCAGCAGGGCAAGGGCTCGGACCTGGAGACCGTCAAGGCGACCCTCGACGCCCGGAAGGCGAACCTCGACAAGGCCAAGAGCGACGTCCAGCGGATGAAGCCCCTCGCCGACCGCGAGGAGATCTCCGCCCAGCAGTTCGACACCATCCGCACCCAGGCGGAAGTGGCCGAGAGCGAGTGGCGCGCCGCCCAGCAGCGCCTCGGTTCCTCCCACCAGGAGGCCGACATCCGCAAGGTGGCCGTGGGCGCCGCCGAAGCCCGCCTGGCGTCCGCCCAGGCCCAGGTGGAGCAGGCCCGCGCCGCCCAGGAAGGGCTGGAGCTGCAGCTCGGCTACACCCAGATCCTCGCCCCCGTGGACGGCGTGGTCACGCGCCGCATCGTGGAAGCGGGCCAGACCATCCAGCCCGGCCAGGGCCTGCTCACCCTCATTCCGCTGCACCAGACCTGGGTCACCGCGAACTTCAAGGAGACGCAGCTTGCCCGGATGCAGCCCGGCCAGGAGGCCGAAATCAAGGTGGACATGAACGGCGTCGTGCTGAAGGCCCGCGTGGATTCCATCGCCGGCTCCACCGGCTCGCGGATGAGCCTCCTTCCCCCCGAGAACGCCGTGGGCAACTTCGTGAAGGTGGTCCAGCGCATCCCCGTGAAGATCCACATCGACGAGCAGGACGCCAAGAAGGTGATCCTCCGCCCCGGCATGAACGTCGAGGCGACGGTGATCCTGAAGTGA
- a CDS encoding SpoIIE family protein phosphatase: protein MGLLPDGVPDRFRTAWAGFRFRRHWPWVAVVWGILLALPPGRSGCAALLLWIGGPVLAFRGLRWIWDRLLFRVSRRLWVILALMSALPVAALALALMALSWLGLGAQVSRSTQQALGTWEGALKMAAREPGDAAALQLLRSYGDAWVEHVRELPPGVSETFLGMVWADHRESDPGAPGQDTYLRAVRKEPGGYRVLSLPLGVLGDRTQALAGGQVAFGLAPRQGEDGHRMRIRAGKESRESAVLVGQGEALAAWTKGVPLEGSGLFAPFRLPPLAFPLTEWATGRPLVLTATPETNLYALFAGYRSGEGQALSEGMVKAVVVLTLVLVALLLAQLVAALLGLVLAWSLGRAVNDLHGGVKRLSQGDFTARIRPRGRDQVAHLSAAFNEMAGRLQTAATEREERLRMEEELRVAREVQMRLLPDLEALRMPSIRATILPAREVAGDYYDLFPLLDGGLAFLIADVSGKGTSAAFYAAETKGVLSALDKQALGPAEVAERLNAIWCGGHGRNLFLTLAYGTFHPRTGRFAFVRAGHPPAYLRRADGTVTRLQPKGLGIGLTATRFAAATEVCEGSLEPGDCLVFFTDGLSEAQDAAGGFYGEARLEALLRGPAENLQAAILADVVAFTAGCPLADDLTLLILSR from the coding sequence GTGGGTCTGCTTCCGGACGGAGTCCCCGACCGCTTCCGCACCGCCTGGGCGGGGTTCCGCTTCCGGCGCCACTGGCCGTGGGTGGCGGTGGTGTGGGGCATCCTGCTGGCGCTGCCGCCGGGGCGTTCGGGCTGCGCGGCGCTGCTGCTGTGGATCGGCGGGCCCGTGCTCGCCTTCCGCGGGCTGCGGTGGATCTGGGACCGGCTGCTGTTCCGGGTGTCGCGCCGGCTGTGGGTCATCCTCGCGCTGATGTCCGCGCTGCCCGTGGCGGCCCTGGCCCTCGCCTTGATGGCCCTGAGCTGGCTGGGGCTGGGCGCCCAGGTGAGCCGGTCCACGCAGCAGGCGCTGGGCACCTGGGAAGGGGCCCTGAAGATGGCCGCCCGCGAGCCCGGCGACGCCGCGGCGCTGCAGCTCCTGCGGAGCTATGGCGACGCGTGGGTGGAGCATGTCCGCGAGCTGCCTCCGGGCGTTTCCGAGACCTTCCTCGGGATGGTGTGGGCGGACCACCGCGAATCTGATCCCGGCGCGCCCGGGCAGGACACCTACCTCCGCGCGGTGCGGAAGGAGCCCGGCGGCTACCGCGTCCTATCGCTCCCCCTGGGCGTTCTGGGGGATCGCACCCAGGCGCTGGCGGGGGGACAGGTGGCCTTCGGCCTCGCGCCCCGCCAGGGCGAAGACGGCCACAGGATGCGGATCCGGGCCGGGAAGGAAAGCCGCGAATCGGCGGTTCTGGTGGGCCAGGGGGAGGCGCTGGCGGCCTGGACCAAGGGCGTGCCCCTGGAGGGTTCGGGGCTGTTCGCCCCCTTCCGCCTGCCGCCCCTGGCCTTCCCCCTCACCGAGTGGGCCACGGGCCGGCCCCTGGTGCTCACCGCGACGCCGGAGACGAACCTCTACGCCCTGTTCGCGGGCTACCGCAGTGGGGAAGGCCAGGCCCTGTCCGAGGGCATGGTGAAGGCCGTGGTGGTGCTGACCCTGGTGCTCGTCGCCCTGCTTCTCGCGCAGCTGGTGGCGGCGCTGCTGGGGCTCGTCCTGGCCTGGTCCCTCGGGCGGGCCGTGAACGACCTCCACGGCGGCGTGAAGCGCCTCAGCCAGGGCGATTTCACGGCCCGCATCCGGCCCCGGGGCCGCGACCAGGTGGCCCACCTCTCCGCGGCCTTCAACGAGATGGCGGGCCGGCTCCAGACCGCCGCCACGGAGCGGGAGGAGCGGCTGCGGATGGAGGAGGAACTGCGGGTGGCCCGCGAGGTCCAGATGCGCCTCCTCCCCGACCTGGAAGCCCTGCGGATGCCGTCCATCCGCGCGACGATCCTGCCGGCGCGGGAAGTGGCGGGCGACTACTACGACCTGTTCCCCCTGCTGGACGGCGGCCTGGCCTTCCTCATCGCCGACGTCAGCGGGAAGGGCACCAGCGCCGCCTTCTACGCCGCGGAGACGAAGGGCGTCCTGTCTGCCCTGGACAAGCAGGCCCTGGGGCCCGCCGAGGTGGCGGAGCGCCTCAACGCCATCTGGTGCGGGGGCCACGGTCGGAACCTGTTCCTCACCCTCGCCTACGGGACCTTCCATCCCCGCACCGGCCGGTTCGCGTTCGTGCGGGCGGGCCATCCTCCGGCCTACCTCCGCCGCGCCGACGGCACCGTGACGCGCCTCCAGCCGAAGGGCCTGGGCATCGGGCTCACGGCCACCCGCTTCGCCGCCGCCACCGAAGTCTGCGAAGGGAGCCTGGAACCGGGCGACTGCCTGGTGTTCTTCACGGACGGGCTGTCCGAAGCCCAGGACGCCGCGGGCGGGTTCTACGGCGAAGCGCGGCTGGAAGCCCTGCTTCGCGGCCCTGCGGAGAACCTGCAGGCCGCCATCCTCGCCGACGTCGTCGCCTTCACCGCCGGGTGTCCCCTGGCGGACGACCTCACCCTCCTGATCCTCAGCCGCTGA
- a CDS encoding DHA2 family efflux MFS transporter permease subunit, translating into MTSSHRTINPWVIALTVMIATFMEVLDTSVANVALPHIAGDLSATVEETTWVLTSYLVANAVVLPLGGYFSSLIGRKRFYLTCVTVFTVASFLCGIAPSLGWLIFFRVLQGLGGGGLQPISQAILVETFPHEKRGAAMAVYGMGVVLAPIIGPVLGGWLTDNFSWHWIFLINIPVGFLSFTLTSSLVQDPPTFHRISLKEGARFDYLGIGILTLGLASLEIVLDEGQRKDWFSSNFIVFFAITAAVALVFAVLYELRKARPIVDFRLLKDRTFAVAILMLFVLGFVLYGSLALLPIFLQTLLGYTALLSGWVLSPGGLAIMLMMPVVALLLKKVDTRWLIGIGFFACGLGLIQMAGFNLQVDFQTAMWSRVVQSLGFAFLFIPINVSAFQHIPPEKTSHAAGLMNLVRNIGGSTGIALATTMLARRAQVHQANLMGHLTPGDPAYQGFLDRAAQMGVLRGGLSPADAAHMAQGSVYGTVLKQSSMMAFSDTFWFMGMMCFVLFPLLFLMRGSRATGDVPID; encoded by the coding sequence GTGACCTCCTCCCATCGCACCATCAATCCCTGGGTCATCGCCCTTACGGTGATGATCGCGACCTTCATGGAGGTCCTCGACACCAGTGTGGCCAACGTGGCCCTTCCGCACATCGCGGGGGACCTGTCGGCCACGGTGGAGGAGACCACCTGGGTGCTGACGTCGTACCTGGTGGCGAACGCCGTCGTGCTGCCCCTCGGCGGCTACTTCTCCAGCCTCATCGGCCGGAAGCGGTTCTACCTCACCTGCGTGACCGTGTTCACGGTGGCGTCGTTCCTCTGCGGGATCGCGCCGTCGCTGGGCTGGCTGATCTTCTTCCGCGTGCTCCAGGGCCTCGGCGGCGGCGGCCTCCAGCCCATCTCCCAGGCCATCCTGGTGGAGACCTTCCCGCACGAGAAACGCGGCGCCGCCATGGCCGTCTACGGGATGGGCGTGGTGCTCGCGCCCATCATCGGCCCCGTGCTCGGCGGCTGGCTGACGGACAACTTCAGCTGGCACTGGATCTTCCTCATCAACATCCCCGTGGGCTTCCTGTCCTTCACGCTCACCAGCTCGCTGGTGCAGGACCCGCCGACGTTCCACCGCATCTCCCTCAAGGAGGGCGCGCGGTTCGACTACCTGGGAATCGGGATCCTCACCCTGGGCCTCGCCTCGCTGGAGATCGTCCTCGACGAAGGCCAGCGCAAGGATTGGTTCAGTTCTAATTTCATCGTCTTCTTCGCCATCACGGCGGCGGTGGCGCTGGTCTTCGCCGTTCTCTACGAATTGCGGAAGGCCCGGCCCATCGTGGACTTCCGCCTGCTGAAGGACCGCACGTTCGCGGTGGCCATCCTGATGCTGTTCGTCCTGGGCTTCGTGCTCTACGGCAGCCTGGCGCTCCTGCCCATCTTCCTCCAGACCCTGCTGGGCTACACGGCCCTCCTCAGCGGCTGGGTGCTGAGTCCGGGCGGCTTGGCCATCATGCTGATGATGCCCGTGGTGGCGCTGCTCCTGAAGAAAGTGGACACGCGGTGGCTCATCGGGATCGGGTTCTTCGCCTGCGGGCTGGGGCTGATCCAGATGGCCGGGTTCAACCTCCAGGTGGATTTCCAGACGGCGATGTGGTCCCGCGTCGTCCAGAGCCTGGGCTTCGCCTTCCTGTTCATCCCCATCAACGTCTCCGCCTTCCAGCACATCCCTCCGGAGAAGACCAGCCACGCCGCGGGCCTCATGAACCTGGTGCGCAACATCGGCGGCAGCACCGGGATCGCCCTGGCCACCACCATGCTGGCGCGGCGGGCCCAGGTCCATCAGGCCAACCTGATGGGCCACCTGACGCCCGGCGATCCCGCCTACCAGGGCTTCCTGGACCGCGCGGCCCAGATGGGCGTCCTCCGCGGCGGCCTGTCTCCCGCGGACGCGGCCCACATGGCCCAGGGCAGCGTCTACGGCACCGTGCTCAAGCAGTCGAGCATGATGGCCTTCTCGGACACGTTCTGGTTCATGGGGATGATGTGCTTCGTCCTCTTCCCGCTGCTGTTCCTCATGCGGGGCAGCCGGGCCACCGGCGACGTGCCCATCGATTAG
- a CDS encoding MarR family winged helix-turn-helix transcriptional regulator: MDEESRVVEALYTAENYNPQDNVGLSIADISRRLLMAFDDEMTSLAMDITGAQWVILMRIANGCASTASELCRFTRYDTGSMTRMLDRLEEKGLIHRVRSRSDRRVITLELTEAGRELYPLLPPVAIKVLNAYLKGFTREELDQFKGFLNRMRANAGASL, from the coding sequence ATGGACGAGGAAAGCCGGGTAGTCGAGGCGCTATATACCGCTGAAAACTACAATCCGCAGGACAATGTGGGGCTGTCCATCGCCGACATCTCCCGCAGGCTGCTCATGGCCTTCGACGACGAGATGACCAGCCTCGCGATGGACATCACCGGCGCCCAGTGGGTGATCCTGATGCGGATCGCCAACGGCTGCGCCTCCACCGCCTCGGAACTCTGCCGCTTCACCCGCTACGACACCGGGTCCATGACGCGGATGCTGGACCGGCTGGAGGAAAAAGGGCTGATCCACCGGGTCCGGAGCCGTTCGGACCGTCGGGTCATCACCCTGGAACTCACGGAGGCGGGCCGGGAACTGTATCCTCTCCTCCCCCCGGTGGCCATCAAGGTGCTGAACGCGTACCTCAAGGGGTTCACGCGGGAGGAACTGGACCAGTTCAAAGGATTTCTGAACCGCATGCGCGCCAACGCGGGGGCTTCCCTATGA
- a CDS encoding serine/threonine-protein kinase → MSNDFPPSSDSAAESRILAIGAVIGRFRVEALLGTGGMGEVYRVWDSALERSVALKALHPGGAGDTGAVERFRREALALAQLNHPGVCHIHDWVDGPQGAFIAMELVEGSTLDQAELSTREKLQVIRAVAHALEAAHAKGLVHRDLKPSNIMVVPRSATQPLHVKVLDFGLARLGDGRASDDAPARPAASDPAGNGATHPPPSGTSGRSWERLTQAGTFMGSPGYASPEQIQGQAAGSSSDVFSLGVVAWELLAGEHPFPGEGRARLQATLAGDRREWKTRGLPSGTADLLRAMLEPHPFKRPTAGRVVETLDRLLRPRTLLRWTAVGTAAALAGGLGVHLFLNRGAIADLTRERPARLAVMPFLNATGDPRLDAATHLILPEILETALSGHPKLAPLDADTLGRARASLHLAPRGALARDAETHLAAALGAQLTLRGKLARNADGEAVLTYELVDAKGRVRRAGELREPGDRPVVALPLARRLTAELVRAAGASSSTSLPALREEILDAYARGAELMDRGLFKEAAPAFLAAATLAPDFAPAVLGYARCLAHLTEAPAAPVFQWARWAARAHGDRLSEMKALHYLSGDQAARGEWEASKETGRATMALAQALGQTAFEAGVHLLWGMEFQRLGKLSDAEAEYRKSLDLYQGSGDALNATHALNNLAVVERSRGNLPAAEAHYLNALKTVRAHGDRWGEALLTGNLGDLALAQEGGLDRADAFYRQTRDLQQTLGDEAGLAVSFMGLASVAQARGDLDRAQEMGERFLEQARKTRLRPKEGLALYNLGEIHRTAGRYVSARGFYAQSLALHQELGDASMEAHCLAGEAECFAREGRRALGRSLLERSRARSAEETPYILRAQAWLARSEGRTEEAQALFAKALAGAKVQAPEIVRELTAAR, encoded by the coding sequence GCCCTGGCCCTGGCCCAGCTCAACCATCCCGGCGTCTGCCACATCCACGACTGGGTGGACGGTCCCCAGGGCGCCTTCATCGCCATGGAGCTGGTGGAGGGTTCCACCCTGGATCAGGCGGAGCTCAGCACGCGGGAAAAGCTCCAGGTCATCCGCGCCGTGGCCCACGCCCTGGAGGCGGCCCACGCGAAGGGCCTGGTCCACCGCGACCTGAAGCCCAGCAACATCATGGTGGTGCCCCGCTCGGCCACCCAGCCCCTCCACGTGAAGGTCCTGGATTTCGGCCTCGCCCGGCTGGGAGATGGCCGGGCGAGCGACGATGCGCCCGCGCGGCCCGCCGCTTCGGATCCGGCGGGGAACGGGGCGACCCACCCACCGCCGTCGGGGACCTCCGGCCGCTCCTGGGAGCGCCTCACCCAGGCGGGCACCTTCATGGGCAGCCCCGGCTACGCCTCCCCCGAGCAGATCCAGGGCCAAGCGGCGGGTTCCTCCAGCGACGTGTTCTCCCTGGGGGTGGTGGCCTGGGAACTGCTGGCGGGCGAGCATCCCTTTCCCGGCGAAGGCCGGGCGCGCCTCCAGGCCACGCTGGCGGGGGATCGCCGGGAATGGAAGACCCGCGGCCTGCCCTCGGGCACGGCGGACCTGCTGCGGGCCATGCTGGAGCCCCACCCCTTCAAGCGGCCCACCGCGGGGCGCGTGGTGGAGACCCTCGACCGGCTGCTCCGCCCCCGGACCCTGCTGCGCTGGACGGCGGTGGGCACCGCCGCGGCCCTGGCGGGGGGGTTGGGCGTCCACCTCTTCCTGAACCGGGGCGCCATCGCCGACCTGACGCGGGAGCGCCCCGCGCGCCTGGCTGTGATGCCCTTCCTCAACGCCACCGGCGATCCCCGCCTGGACGCGGCCACCCACCTGATCCTGCCGGAGATCCTGGAGACCGCCCTCAGCGGCCACCCCAAGCTGGCCCCCCTGGACGCGGACACGCTGGGCCGCGCCCGCGCCTCCCTGCATCTCGCGCCGCGGGGCGCCCTCGCCCGGGATGCCGAGACGCACCTGGCCGCGGCGCTGGGCGCGCAGCTCACCCTGCGCGGGAAACTCGCCCGGAACGCGGACGGAGAGGCCGTCCTCACCTACGAACTGGTCGACGCGAAGGGACGGGTGCGCCGGGCCGGCGAGCTTCGCGAGCCCGGCGACCGCCCGGTGGTGGCGCTGCCCCTGGCACGGCGGCTGACGGCGGAGCTCGTCCGGGCGGCGGGCGCCTCCTCGTCCACCTCGCTCCCCGCCCTGCGGGAGGAGATCCTGGACGCCTACGCCCGGGGCGCGGAGCTGATGGACCGGGGGCTCTTCAAGGAAGCCGCCCCGGCCTTCCTGGCCGCGGCCACCCTGGCGCCGGATTTCGCCCCCGCCGTCCTCGGCTACGCCCGGTGCCTGGCCCATCTGACGGAGGCTCCCGCCGCGCCCGTGTTCCAGTGGGCCCGCTGGGCGGCCCGAGCCCACGGCGACCGCCTTTCGGAAATGAAGGCCCTCCACTACCTGTCCGGCGACCAGGCCGCCCGCGGCGAGTGGGAAGCCTCGAAAGAGACCGGGCGGGCCACCATGGCCCTGGCCCAGGCCCTGGGCCAGACGGCCTTCGAGGCCGGCGTCCACCTCCTGTGGGGCATGGAGTTCCAGCGGCTGGGCAAGCTGTCCGACGCGGAGGCCGAGTACCGAAAGTCCCTCGACCTCTACCAGGGCAGCGGCGATGCCCTCAACGCCACCCACGCCCTCAACAACCTGGCGGTGGTGGAACGGTCGCGGGGCAACCTCCCGGCGGCGGAGGCCCACTACCTCAACGCCCTCAAGACCGTTCGCGCCCACGGGGACCGGTGGGGGGAAGCCCTGCTGACGGGCAATCTCGGCGATCTGGCCCTGGCACAGGAGGGCGGGCTGGACCGCGCCGACGCGTTCTACCGCCAGACCCGCGACCTCCAGCAGACGCTGGGAGACGAGGCGGGGCTGGCCGTCTCCTTCATGGGCCTCGCCAGCGTCGCCCAGGCCCGGGGCGACCTGGACCGCGCCCAGGAAATGGGGGAGCGGTTCTTGGAGCAGGCGCGCAAGACCCGCCTCCGCCCCAAGGAGGGCCTCGCGCTCTACAACCTGGGGGAGATCCACCGCACCGCCGGCCGCTACGTGTCCGCACGGGGGTTCTACGCCCAGTCCCTCGCCCTCCACCAGGAGCTGGGGGACGCCTCCATGGAGGCCCACTGCCTGGCCGGGGAAGCCGAGTGCTTCGCCCGGGAAGGCCGGCGCGCCCTGGGCCGCAGCCTGCTGGAGCGCAGCCGCGCCCGCTCCGCCGAGGAAACCCCCTACATCCTGCGCGCCCAGGCCTGGCTGGCCCGGAGCGAGGGCCGCACGGAAGAGGCCCAGGCCCTCTTCGCCAAGGCCCTGGCCGGAGCGAAGGTCCAGGCGCCGGAAATCGTGCGCGAACTGACCGCCGCGCGCTGA